A window from Populus trichocarpa isolate Nisqually-1 chromosome 3, P.trichocarpa_v4.1, whole genome shotgun sequence encodes these proteins:
- the LOC7471650 gene encoding uncharacterized protein LOC7471650 has protein sequence MENTSDSDSQAVPDSSLPLPSEPPDIRNWFPSYQYESFVLDTYDVFGGPILKETDFECTRDGCLCIEEVNKGKETISCDATRIGNNSSDDNQHEDQSFNKMPDSLCSLSLLSEPPDIRNWFPSYEYESPVLDTAEYFIESVIKESEGEKDGFAIEESKNRREENAGDLSNSGNNNEVRANEKPSSNGSIKCKSSFGDVCDNKPLSKVPDSSQSSSFLSEPPDIRNWFPSYVYESPALGESVGFLHDKTEREGDDFANQDSKRDKETNSWKLGQNRSSDEIEHSNGFLKFNSSLGEHKQEKLLNKVSPSQDSWDVEKEGSSILDNLHHEGELSMEDESVLSHAIVPTKDVEKPSLRLEVPPFKQPQMQNLVQEVGFMSVTSNVRSSDKSATRLNCRKDSAENLVKAQTEIDLVSPRGNVNFVRGAGVFSMSQSTHGRSNNKENEGKEAQRNGFVTTRKSRIAKPNAENSLDMHRQQQILLECPKGRGMTSRDGEKDAAVKRKVLSEVSNLEHPDVIGVTGKWKCPQKSKPNLGPPMKQLRLERWVHRL, from the exons ATGGAAAACACCTCTGATTCTGATTCTCAGGCG GTTCCTGATTCTTCTTTGCCGCTTCCTTCTG AGCCACCTGATATAAGAAACTGGTTTCCTAGTTACCAGTATGAATCTTTTGTTTTGGATACTTATGATGTTTTTGGAGGTCCTATTCTTAAGGAAACTGACTTTGAGTGTACGAGAGATGGGTGTCTTTGCATTGAAGAGGTAAATAAAGGTAAGGAAACAATTTCTTGCGACGCCACAAGAATCGGTAACAACAGCAGTGATGATAATCAGCATGAAGATCAGTCTTTTAATAAG ATGCCCGATTCTTTGTGCTCATTGTCTCTCCTTTCTG AGCCTCCTGACATCAGAAACTGGTTTCCGAGCTATGAGTACGAATCTCCTGTTCTGGATACAGCGGAATATTTTATCGAATCTGTTATTAAAGAAAGTGAAGGTGAGAAGGATGGATTTGCTATTGAAGAGAGTAAGaatagaagagaagaaaatgctGGGGATTTGAGCAACTCTGGAAACAACAATGAAGTACGTGCTAATGAGAAGCCATCCTCAAATGGGTCCATTAAGTGTAAGAGTTCATTTGGAGATGTGTGTGACAACAAGCCTTTAAGTAAG GTTCCAGATTCTTCTCAATCATCCTCATTCCTTTCTG AGCCACCTGACATAAGGAACTGGTTCCCCAGCTACGTGTATGAATCTCCTGCACTGGGTGAAAGCGTTGGATTTCTTCATGACAAAACTGAACGCGAGGGAGATGATTTTGCTAATCAAGACAGCAAGAGAGATAAAGAAACGAATTCATGGAAATTAGGACAAAACAGAAGTTCAGATGAAATTGAACACTCAAATGGATTTTTGAAGTTCAATAGCTCCTTAGGAGAACATAAACAggaaaaattattgaataaggTTTCTCCCTCTCAG GACTCTTGGGATGTAGAGAAAGAGGGCTCATCTATTCTGGATAATCTGCACCATGAAGGGGAGCTTAGCATGGAAGATGAATCAGTTCTGAGCCATGCTATTGTTCCAACCAAAGATGTTGAGAAACCAAGCTTGAGGTTAGAAGTGCCTCCATTTAAACAGCCACAGATGCAAAATCTAGTGCAAGAAGTTGGTTTTATGTCAGTCACGAGTAATGTAAGATCAAGCGATAAATCTGCAACAAGGTTGAACTGCAGGAAGGATTCCGCAGAAAACTTGGTTAAAGCTCAAACAGAAATTGATCTCGTATCACCTCGGGGCAATGTGAACTTTGTTCGAGGTGCCGGAGTTTTTTCAATGAGTCAGTCAACCCATGGAAGGAgcaataacaaagaaaatgaaggaaaagaagCTCAACGAAATGGTTTTGTTACAACAAGGAAGAGTAGAATTGCGAAACCAAATGCTGAAAATTCTTTGGACATGCATAGGCAACAACAGATTTTGTTGGAATGTCCAAAAGGTAGAGGGATGACTTCAAGAGATGGTGAAAAGGATGCCGCTGTAAAAAGAAAGGTGCTATCAGAAGTATCTAATCTTGAACACCCTGATGTGATTGGAGTCACTGGAAAATGGAAGTGTCCTCAGAAGAGTAAGCCAAATTTGGGACCTCCTATGAAGCAGCTTCGACTTGAACGATGGGTTCATAGGCTATAA
- the LOC18096880 gene encoding probable enoyl-CoA hydratase 2, mitochondrial gives MIDNSLPRPSPAKIKERNPNLSLCSRLNSHRNLSKSLKNQRNRQMGTFTALTRSLGHRCVKKSKSNNLPNLYIYSNGHQYQTHRTLILESLSYESVRLRRLSDSDSGIVEVNLDRPAAKNSIGKEMLRGLRNAFETIESDESAQVVLICSSVPKVFCAGADLKERKTMTPSEVQNFVNSLRSTFSFIEALRVPTIAVIEGVALGGGLEMALSCDLRICGEDAVLGLPETGLAIIPGAGGTQRLPRLVGKSLAKELIFTGRKIGGREYANGYSCYVSGLANYSVPASEAHSKALEIAREIIQKGPIAIRMAKKAINEGLEIDLPSALELEEECYEQILNTKDRLEGLAAFAEKRKPRYRGE, from the exons ATGATTGATAATAGCTTACCACGGCCATCCCCAgctaaaatcaaagaaagaaacccGAACCTGTCTCTCTGTTCCCGTCTAAACTCCCACCGAAATCTGTCTAAATCTCTCAAGAATCAAAGAAACAGACAAATGGGTACTTTCACTGCTCTAACAAGATCATTGGGTCATCGCTGCGTGAAAAAATCGAAATCGAATAACTTACCGAATCTTTACATTTACAGCAACGGTCATCAGTACCAAACCCATAGAACCCTCATCTTGGAATCCCTATCCTATGAATCAGTCAGGCTTCGAAGGTTGTCAGATTCGGATTCTG GGATTGTTGAGGTTAATTTGGATAGGCCTGCAGCGAAAAATTCAATTGGGAAGGAAATGTTAAGAGGGTTACGCAATGCTTTTGAAACAATCGAAAGTGATGAATCTGCTCaggttgttttgatttgcaGTTCGGTTCCAAAGGTTTTTTGTGCTGGTGCTGATTTAAAG GAGCGCAAGACAATGACTCCATCTGAAGTTCAAAATTTTGTGAACTCATTGCGATCTACGTTCTCATTCATAGAG GCCCTCCGTGTTCCTACCATCGCTGTTATTGAAGGAGTAGCATTAGGTGGTGGACTTGAAATGGCTTTGTCATGTGATCTTCGGATATGTG GAGAAGATGCAGTATTGGGCTTGCCAGAAACAGGACTTGCCATAATTCCTGG TGCAGGTGGGACTCAAAGACTTCCTAGGTTGGTAGGAAAATCACTGGCAAAGGAACTGATATTTACTGGCCGCAAGATTGGTGGTAGAGAGTATGCCAATGGGTAT TCTTGTTATGTTTCAGGGCTTGCCAATTACTCTGTCCCTGCCAGTGAAGCTCATTCAAAAGCACTTGAAATCGCCCGGGAGATTATTCAGAAG GGTCCAATAGCAATTAGGATGGCAAAAAAGGCTATCAATGAGGGACTTGAGATAGATTTACCATCAGCTTTGGAATTGGAAGAAGAGTGCTATGAACAGATCTTGAACACAAAAGATCGTTTGGAAGGCTTGGCAGCATTTGCTGAAAAGAGGAAACCAAGGTACAGAGgggaataa
- the LOC7461992 gene encoding carbamoyl-phosphate synthase small chain, chloroplastic produces MELAIKTPIAPTTQNFLKSKPKVKSLRVFSLKCVSSLSSSDGAATGVVERPWKTSDARLVLEDGSVWRAKSFGARGTQVGEVVFNTSLTGYQEILTDPSYAGQFVLMTNPHIGNTGVNFDDEESRQCFLAGLVIRSLSISTSNWRCTKELGDYLLERNIMGIYDVDTRAITRRLRQDGSLVGVLTTEELKTDEELLKMSRSWDIEGIDLISGVSCTAPYEWVDKTDLEWDFNCEGRGEIYHVIAYDFGIKHNILRRLASYGCKITVVPSNWPASEALKMKPDGVLFSNGPGDPSAVPYAVETVKELLGKVPVFGICMGHQLLGQALGGKTFKMKFGHHGGNHPVRNLLANRVEISAQNHNYAVDPASLPEGVEVTHINLNDGSCAGLAFPALNVMSLQYHPEASPGPHDSDSVFGEFMELMKKVKQKA; encoded by the exons atggAGCTTGCGATAAAAACCCCTATTGCCCCAACAACACAAAacttcttaaaatcaaaaccaaaggTGAAATCTTTGAGGGTTTTCAGTCTCAAATGCGtatcttctctttcttcctcaGATGGTGCTGCCACTG gtgtgGTGGAAAGACCTTGGAAAACCTCAGATGCTAGATTAGTGCTTGAAGACGGTTCAGTTTGGAGGGCTAAGTCATTTGGTGCTAGAGGAACTCAAGTCGGTGAAGTTGTTTTCAATACTTCTTTGACAGG GTATCAAGAAATCCTCACAGATCCTAGTTATGCTGGGCAGTTTGTTCTTATGACAAACCCACATATTGGGAACACAGGGGTAAATTTTG ATGATGAGGAATCAAGGCAGTGTTTCCTTGCTGGTCTTGTTATCAGGAGCTTAAGTATCAG TACGTCGAATTGGAGGTGCACAAAAGAACTTGGTGATTACTTGCTTGAAAGGAACATCATGGGAATAT ATGATGTTGACACACGTGCAATCACCCGCAGATTGAGGCAAGACGGAAGCCTTGTCGGTGTCCTAACCACAGAAGAATTGAAGACAGATGAGGAACTTTTAAAAATGTCTCGCTCATGGGACATAGAAG GTATTGATTTGATAAGCGGTGTCTCTTGCACTGCCCCTTATGAATGGGTTGACAAAACAGATCTAGAGTGGGACTTTAACTGCGAGGGAAGAGGAGAGATTTACCAT GTCATTGCGTATGATTTTGGGATCAAGCATAATATACTCAGACGCTTAGCATCTTATGGCTGTAAAATCACTGTGGTGCCTTCAAATTGGCCAGCATCAGAAGCTCTAAAGATGAAACCAGACGGAGTTCTTTTCAGCAATGGACCTGGAGACCCTTCTGCAGTTCCTTATGCTGTTGAAACAGTCAAGGAATTGCTGGGAAAGGTTCCTGTTTTTGGAATTTGTATGGGCCATCAGTTGCTTGGCCAGGCATTGGGTGGTAAAACCTTTAAGATGAAGTTTGGCCACCATGGAGGAAATCATCCCGTCCGCAACCTTCTTGCAAACCGTGTAGAAATTAGTGCCCAG AATCACAACTATGCAGTTGACCCTGCATCACTTCCCGAAGGTGTGGAAGTGACGCACATTAATCTTAATGATGGAAGCTGTGCTGGTCTTGCTTTTCCTGCGCTAAATGTCATGTCTCTACAATACCATCCTGAGGCATCACCAGGACCTCATGATTCAGATTCTG TTTTTGGAGAATTCATGGAGTTAATGaagaaagtaaaacaaaaggCATAA
- the LOC7471651 gene encoding ubiquitin carboxyl-terminal hydrolase 3, with the protein MTTIDESAGAKRWLPLEANPDVMNQFLWGLGLPLDEAECCDVYGLDEELLEMVPKPVLAVLFLYPITAQSEAERIQQESIKTDPSSKVYFMKQTVGNACGTIGLLHAVGNITSEIKLADGSFFDRFFKSTANMDPLERARFLENDREMEDAHSVAATGGDTEATENVDTHFICFTCVDGKLFELDGRKSGPISHGASSPGSLLQDAAKVIQGMIEKNPGSLNFNVIAISKRA; encoded by the exons ATGACGACTATCGATGAAAGTGCTGGTGCTAAGAGGTGGCTTCCTCTTGAAGCTAACCCTGATGTTATGAATCAG TTTCTTTGGGGGCTAGGACTTCCACTGGATGAAGCAGAGTGCTGTGATGTTTATGGCTTGGATGAGGAACTCTTGGAAATGGTTCCAAAGCCTGTACTTGCTGTTTTGTTTCTATATCCTATAACAGCACag AGCGAAGCTGAGAGAATTCAGCAGGAAAGCATTAAAACG GATCCAAGCAGTAAAGTTTATTTCATGAAACAAACCGTGGGTAATGCTTGCGGAACAATAGGACTCCTTCATGCTGTTGGGAATATCACTTCAGAGATCAAGCTCG ctGACGGGTCATTCTTCGAtagatttttcaaatcaactgCAAACatggatccattggag CGAGCAAGATTCCTTGAGAATGACAGAGAAATGGAAGATGCTCATTCTGTAGCGGCCACAGGAGGTGATACAGAG GCTACGGAAAATGTGGACACTCATTTTATCTGCTTCACCTGTGTAGATg GAAAACTTTTTGAGCTTGATGGAAGAAAATCTGGGCCAATATCTCATGGTGCATCCTCACCAGGCAGCTTGCTACAG GATGCTGCTAAAGTCATACAAGGCATGATCGAGAAAAATCCTGGCTCGCTCAACTTTAATGTAATTGCAATTTCAAAGAGAGCTTAG
- the LOC7461993 gene encoding COP9 signalosome complex subunit 7, giving the protein MEIEEGQAQVIQKFVNKASTLETTSSLANLIVEATSHPSLFAFSEILSLPNILQLQGTEDSAYILLRLFGYGTWRDYKGNSAMLPKLSQDQILKLKQLTVVTLSGTNKVLSYNKLQEELEVSNVRELEDFLKNDCMIRCNLQQRGISCMGSLGV; this is encoded by the exons ATGGAGATAGAGGAAGGGCAAGCCCAAGTAATCCAAAAGTTCGTGAACAAAGCCTCAACTCTTGAAACCACCTCCTCTCTCGCCAACCTCATCGTTGAAGCCACTTCTCACCCTTCTCTTTTCGCTTTTTCCGAGATTTTATCTCTCCCTAATATCctccag CTTCAAGGAACTGAGGATTCTGCTTATATTTTGCTTCGCTTATTTGGTTATGGAACCTGGCGTGATTACAAAG GTAATTCTGCTATGCTGCCAAAGTTGTCACAGGATCAAATCCTCAAGCTCAAACAACTCACTGTGGTTACTCTTTCTGGGACCAATAAG GTTCTCTCTTACAATAAACTTCAAGAAGAACTTGAGGTTTCTAATGTGCGTGAACTTGAAGACTTCCTTAAAAATGACTGCATGATACG GTGCAATTTGCAGCAGAGAGGGATCTCATGCATGGGCAGCTTGGGAGTATGA